A window of Theropithecus gelada isolate Dixy chromosome 14, Tgel_1.0, whole genome shotgun sequence contains these coding sequences:
- the SLC37A2 gene encoding glucose-6-phosphate exchanger SLC37A2 isoform X1 produces MRSSLAPGVWFFRAFSRDSWFRGSILLLTFLIYTCYHMSRKPISVVKSRLHQNCSEQIKPINDTHSLNDTMWCSWAPFDKDNYKELLAGVDNAFLVAYAIGMFISGVFGERLPLRYYLSAGMLLSGLFTSLFGLGYFWNIHELWYFVVIQVCNGLVQTTGWPSVVTCVGNWFGKGKRGFIMGIWNSHTSVGNILGSLIAGIWVNGQWGLSFVVPGIITAIMGIITFLFLIEHPEDVDCSPPQHHGEPAENQDNPEDPGNSPCSIRDSGLETVAKTSKGPCEEPAAIDFFGALRIPGVVEFSLCLLFAKLVSYTFLYWLPLYIFNVAHFSAKEAGDLSTLFDVGGIIGGIMAGLISDYTNGRATTCCVMLILAAPMMFLYNYIGQDGITSSIVMLIICGGLVNGPYALITTAVSADLGTHKSLKGNAKALSTVTAIIDGTGSIGAALGPLLAGLISPTGWNNVFYMLISADVLACLLLCRLVYKEILAWKVSLSRGSGSSVVLTHQR; encoded by the exons ATGCGGTCCTCTCTGGCTCCGGGAGTCTGGTTCTTCCGCGCCTTCTCCAGGGACAGCTG GTTTCGAGGCTCCATCCTGTTGCTGACCTTCCTCATTTACACCTGCTATCACATGTCCAGGAAGCCCATCAGTGTCGTCAAA AGCCGTCTGCACCAGAACTGCTCGGAGCAGATCAAACCCATCAATGATACTCACAGTCTCAATGACACCATGTGGTGCAGCTGGGCCCCATTTG ACAAGGACAACTACAAGGAGTTACTGGCGGGCGTGGACAACGCCTTCCTCGTCGCCTATGCCATTGGCATGTTCATCAG TGGGGTTTTCGGGGAGCGGCTTCCACTCCGTTACTACCTCTCAGCTGGAATGCTGCTCAGTGGCCTTTTCACCTCACTCTTTGGCCTGGGATATTTCTGGAACATCCACGAGCTCTGGTACTTTGTGGTCATCCAG gTCTGTAATGGACTCGTCCAGACCACAGGCTGGCCTTCTGTGGTGACCTGCGTTGGCAACTGGTTCGGGAAGGGGAA gCGGGGGTTCATCATGGGCATCTGGAATTCCCACACATCTGTGGGCAACATCCTGGGCTCCCTGATCGCCGGCATCTGGGTGAATGGGCAGTGGGGCCTGTCGTTCGTCGTGCCTGGCATCATTACCGCCATCATGGGCATCAtcaccttcctcttcctcatcGAAC acccAGAAGATGTGGACTGCTCCCCTCCTCAGCACCAT GGTGAGCCAGCTGAGAACCAGGACAACCCTGAGGACCCTGGGAACAGTCCCTGCTCTATCAGAGACAGCGGCCTTGAGACTGTGGCCAAAACCTCCAAGGGGCCATGTGAAGAACCTGCTGCCATTGACTTCTTTGGGGCGCTCCGGATCCCA GGCGTGGTCGAGTTCTCTCTATGTCTGCTGTTTGCCAAGCTGGTCAGTTACACCTTCCTCTACTGGCTGCCCCTCTACATCTTCAATGTGG CTCACTTTAGTGCCAAGGAGGCTGGGGACCTGTCTACACTCTTTGATGTCGGTGGCATCATAG GCGGCATCATGGCAGGGCTCATCTCTGACTACACCAATGGCAGGGCCACCACTTGCTGCGTCATGCTCATCTTGGCTGCCCCCATG aTGTTCCTGTACAACTACATTGGCCAGGACGGGATTACCAGCTCCATAG TGATGCTGATCATCTGCGGGGGCCTGGTCAACGGCCCATACGCGCTCATCACCACTGCTGTCTCTGCTGACCTG GGCACTCACAAGAGCCTGAAGGGCAACGCCAAAGCCCTGTCCACAGTCACGGCCATCATCGACGGCACCGGCTCCATAG GCGCAGCTCTGGGGCCTCTGCTGGCTGGTCTCATCTCCCCCACGGGCTGGAACAACGTCTTCTACATGCTCATCTCTGCTGACGTCCTAGCCTGCTTG CTCCTCTGTCGGTTAGTGTACAAAGAGATCTTGGCCTGGAAGGTGTCCCTGAGCAGAGGCAGCGG CTCTAGTGTGGTCCTAACCCACCAGCGATAG
- the SLC37A2 gene encoding glucose-6-phosphate exchanger SLC37A2 isoform X2, with product MRSSLAPGVWFFRAFSRDSWFRGSILLLTFLIYTCYHMSRKPISVVKSRLHQNCSEQIKPINDTHSLNDTMWCSWAPFDKDNYKELLAGVDNAFLVAYAIGMFISGVFGERLPLRYYLSAGMLLSGLFTSLFGLGYFWNIHELWYFVVIQVCNGLVQTTGWPSVVTCVGNWFGKGKRGFIMGIWNSHTSVGNILGSLIAGIWVNGQWGLSFVVPGIITAIMGIITFLFLIEHPEDVDCSPPQHHGEPAENQDNPEDPGNSPCSIRDSGLETVAKTSKGPCEEPAAIDFFGALRIPGVVEFSLCLLFAKLVSYTFLYWLPLYIFNVAHFSAKEAGDLSTLFDVGGIIGGIMAGLISDYTNGRATTCCVMLILAAPMMFLYNYIGQDGITSSIVMLIICGGLVNGPYALITTAVSADLGTHKSLKGNAKALSTVTAIIDGTGSIGAALGPLLAGLISPTGWNNVFYMLISADVLACLLLCRLVYKEILAWKVSLSRGSGYKEI from the exons ATGCGGTCCTCTCTGGCTCCGGGAGTCTGGTTCTTCCGCGCCTTCTCCAGGGACAGCTG GTTTCGAGGCTCCATCCTGTTGCTGACCTTCCTCATTTACACCTGCTATCACATGTCCAGGAAGCCCATCAGTGTCGTCAAA AGCCGTCTGCACCAGAACTGCTCGGAGCAGATCAAACCCATCAATGATACTCACAGTCTCAATGACACCATGTGGTGCAGCTGGGCCCCATTTG ACAAGGACAACTACAAGGAGTTACTGGCGGGCGTGGACAACGCCTTCCTCGTCGCCTATGCCATTGGCATGTTCATCAG TGGGGTTTTCGGGGAGCGGCTTCCACTCCGTTACTACCTCTCAGCTGGAATGCTGCTCAGTGGCCTTTTCACCTCACTCTTTGGCCTGGGATATTTCTGGAACATCCACGAGCTCTGGTACTTTGTGGTCATCCAG gTCTGTAATGGACTCGTCCAGACCACAGGCTGGCCTTCTGTGGTGACCTGCGTTGGCAACTGGTTCGGGAAGGGGAA gCGGGGGTTCATCATGGGCATCTGGAATTCCCACACATCTGTGGGCAACATCCTGGGCTCCCTGATCGCCGGCATCTGGGTGAATGGGCAGTGGGGCCTGTCGTTCGTCGTGCCTGGCATCATTACCGCCATCATGGGCATCAtcaccttcctcttcctcatcGAAC acccAGAAGATGTGGACTGCTCCCCTCCTCAGCACCAT GGTGAGCCAGCTGAGAACCAGGACAACCCTGAGGACCCTGGGAACAGTCCCTGCTCTATCAGAGACAGCGGCCTTGAGACTGTGGCCAAAACCTCCAAGGGGCCATGTGAAGAACCTGCTGCCATTGACTTCTTTGGGGCGCTCCGGATCCCA GGCGTGGTCGAGTTCTCTCTATGTCTGCTGTTTGCCAAGCTGGTCAGTTACACCTTCCTCTACTGGCTGCCCCTCTACATCTTCAATGTGG CTCACTTTAGTGCCAAGGAGGCTGGGGACCTGTCTACACTCTTTGATGTCGGTGGCATCATAG GCGGCATCATGGCAGGGCTCATCTCTGACTACACCAATGGCAGGGCCACCACTTGCTGCGTCATGCTCATCTTGGCTGCCCCCATG aTGTTCCTGTACAACTACATTGGCCAGGACGGGATTACCAGCTCCATAG TGATGCTGATCATCTGCGGGGGCCTGGTCAACGGCCCATACGCGCTCATCACCACTGCTGTCTCTGCTGACCTG GGCACTCACAAGAGCCTGAAGGGCAACGCCAAAGCCCTGTCCACAGTCACGGCCATCATCGACGGCACCGGCTCCATAG GCGCAGCTCTGGGGCCTCTGCTGGCTGGTCTCATCTCCCCCACGGGCTGGAACAACGTCTTCTACATGCTCATCTCTGCTGACGTCCTAGCCTGCTTG CTCCTCTGTCGGTTAGTGTACAAAGAGATCTTGGCCTGGAAGGTGTCCCTGAGCAGAGGCAGCGG GTATAAAGAAATATGA